One segment of Niabella beijingensis DNA contains the following:
- a CDS encoding MgtC/SapB family protein, producing the protein MDIQFELLLSAKLLLALLLGGIVGIEREIEQQNIGIRTFACICVASCLFVSVAAHLSEDKSATARMLAAIATGLGFIGAGIGFRDDKNMPKGLTTAAGLWTIAAIGIAIALNMFALAVSATAITLLIFSINKFAWYRGFVKKLFNSKKDDHETK; encoded by the coding sequence ATGGATATCCAGTTTGAACTTTTACTCTCGGCTAAATTGTTACTGGCGCTCCTGTTGGGAGGTATTGTTGGTATAGAACGGGAAATAGAACAACAAAATATAGGTATCAGGACTTTTGCCTGTATTTGCGTAGCCTCATGCCTATTTGTATCTGTGGCTGCTCATCTATCGGAAGATAAATCTGCAACTGCGAGAATGTTGGCAGCAATTGCTACCGGTTTGGGCTTCATAGGTGCTGGTATAGGTTTCCGGGATGATAAGAATATGCCAAAAGGTTTGACGACAGCCGCAGGCCTATGGACTATTGCAGCCATTGGAATAGCCATCGCGCTTAATATGTTTGCTTTAGCCGTTTCAGCGACAGCTATTACCCTGCTGATATTCTCCATTAATAAATTTGCTTGGTACAGAGGATTTGTAAAAAAATTATTCAACAGCAAGAAAGACGACCATGAAACAAAGTAA
- a CDS encoding restriction endonuclease, which translates to MQSSTGEIYITKASGKRVAFDSNKLKRSLSRSGATLQQVEVVLQKVQDILKDGMGTRDIYRTAFKWLKKMSKPASARYNLKKAIMSLGPTGFPFEKLIAAILESLGYNTQTGVIVPGHCVKHEIDVIATKEGHHIMVECKFHNRQGFVSDVKIPLYIRSRFLDVEKQWQDSGCHARQFHQSWIVTNGRFSDDAIQFGTCMGMSLLGWDYPRDKGLKDLIDRSGLYPVTCLTSLTEKDKKILIANDIIVCKSLLQRQEILTQMGLMPKKISDVINECRILCK; encoded by the coding sequence ATGCAAAGTAGTACGGGCGAAATATACATTACCAAAGCATCCGGGAAGCGTGTGGCTTTTGATAGTAACAAATTAAAACGATCACTGTCCCGATCGGGAGCGACTCTCCAGCAGGTAGAGGTTGTTCTGCAAAAGGTGCAGGATATCCTTAAAGACGGAATGGGCACCCGTGATATTTACAGGACTGCTTTCAAATGGCTGAAAAAAATGTCAAAGCCTGCTTCTGCTCGGTACAATCTCAAAAAAGCAATCATGTCGCTTGGCCCTACCGGTTTCCCTTTTGAGAAGCTTATTGCGGCGATATTGGAATCATTGGGGTATAATACCCAAACGGGAGTGATTGTTCCTGGCCATTGTGTAAAGCATGAAATAGATGTTATCGCTACAAAAGAGGGGCACCATATCATGGTTGAATGCAAGTTCCATAACCGGCAAGGATTTGTAAGCGATGTCAAAATTCCCCTGTACATCCGGTCAAGGTTTCTTGATGTGGAGAAACAATGGCAGGATAGCGGCTGTCATGCGCGCCAGTTTCATCAAAGCTGGATAGTGACAAACGGCCGCTTTTCTGACGATGCGATACAATTCGGCACGTGCATGGGAATGTCTTTGCTAGGGTGGGATTATCCGAGGGATAAAGGTCTAAAAGATCTTATTGACCGCTCCGGTCTTTATCCTGTGACCTGCCTGACATCCTTAACCGAAAAGGATAAAAAAATCCTGATAGCTAATGATATAATTGTCTGTAAATCTTTGCTTCAACGCCAGGAAATATTAACCCAAATGGGACTGATGCCGAAGAAGATAAGCGATGTGATCAATGAGTGCCGTATACTTTGCAAATAA
- a CDS encoding heavy metal translocating P-type ATPase: protein MEHKHQYDAQGRQMCCTQTEKVYTKAGAKELIEEKHDKNDGHDHGHSDEDGHDHSNADGNTFKMFLPSILSLVLLLIAIAFDNWLPQEWFKVTVRFVWYLVAYGIVGFPVIRDAVKSIAKGEIFSEFLLMSIATIGAFFIGEYPEGVAVMLFYAVGEVFQTLAVSRAQSNIKALLDQRPDEVTVIVDDKANTIKAEDAKIGDIILLKPGEKLGLDSELLTDNASFNTAALTGESKPDTKNKGEAVLAGMINLNTVAQVKVTTAYTDSKLSKILELVQNATSQKAPTELFIRKFAKVYTPIVVLLAIGICLVPYFFVDNYVFNDWLYRALVFLVISCPCALVISIPLGYFGGIGAASRNGILFKGSNFLDAMAAIQNVVMDKTGTMTEGVFKVQEVVFNPEFDKMEILKLVNAIESLSTHPVATAIHEYVGEVDSSIKLENTEEIAGHGLKATINGKELLVGNFKLMDKFGISYDVDPSSIVYTTIAVASEGKFVGYITIADSIKEDAQQTIELLHKLNVKVTMLSGDKTTVVKFVADKLGIDNAFGDLLPEDKVNRVKEIKGKNETVAFVGDGVNDAPVVALSDVGIAMGGLGSDATIETADVVIQDDKPSKIPIAINIGKKTKKIVWQNITLAFVVKGIVLVLGAGGLATMWEAVFADVGVSLIAILNAIRIQRMKF from the coding sequence ATGGAACACAAGCATCAATACGACGCGCAGGGCAGACAGATGTGCTGTACGCAAACTGAAAAGGTTTATACCAAGGCTGGCGCAAAAGAGCTAATAGAAGAGAAACATGATAAAAATGACGGACATGATCATGGGCATAGCGACGAGGATGGACATGATCACAGTAATGCAGATGGCAATACATTTAAAATGTTCCTTCCCTCCATTCTTTCCCTGGTACTTTTGCTCATAGCCATAGCTTTCGACAATTGGCTTCCACAGGAATGGTTTAAAGTGACAGTGAGATTTGTCTGGTATCTGGTAGCCTATGGGATCGTGGGTTTTCCGGTTATCAGGGACGCTGTCAAGAGCATTGCCAAGGGTGAGATATTCTCTGAGTTCCTTTTAATGAGTATCGCTACCATTGGAGCGTTTTTTATCGGGGAATATCCAGAAGGCGTCGCGGTTATGCTGTTCTATGCGGTAGGTGAAGTCTTCCAGACCCTTGCTGTTTCAAGGGCACAGAGCAACATCAAGGCATTACTTGACCAGCGACCCGACGAGGTTACCGTGATCGTTGATGATAAGGCCAATACCATCAAAGCAGAAGATGCCAAGATTGGTGATATTATTCTGCTAAAGCCCGGAGAAAAACTGGGACTGGATAGTGAGTTGCTAACAGATAATGCATCCTTCAATACCGCTGCGCTTACCGGAGAAAGTAAACCCGATACCAAGAACAAGGGGGAAGCTGTATTGGCAGGTATGATCAATCTAAACACCGTGGCCCAGGTTAAGGTGACTACCGCTTATACGGACAGTAAACTAAGCAAAATACTGGAGCTGGTACAGAACGCTACTTCCCAGAAAGCTCCCACCGAACTTTTCATCAGGAAGTTTGCGAAGGTATACACGCCTATCGTAGTCTTACTGGCAATAGGCATCTGCCTTGTTCCTTATTTCTTCGTAGATAATTATGTATTCAACGACTGGCTGTACAGGGCTTTGGTATTCCTTGTGATTTCCTGTCCATGTGCCTTGGTAATTTCCATTCCCCTTGGTTATTTCGGTGGTATCGGCGCTGCCAGTCGCAATGGTATTCTATTTAAGGGCAGCAACTTCCTGGATGCAATGGCTGCGATACAGAATGTCGTAATGGACAAAACTGGTACAATGACCGAAGGGGTCTTTAAGGTACAGGAAGTAGTGTTCAATCCTGAATTTGATAAAATGGAGATATTGAAGCTCGTCAATGCGATAGAGAGCCTAAGTACGCACCCTGTGGCAACGGCCATACACGAGTATGTAGGAGAAGTCGATAGTTCGATAAAGCTCGAAAACACGGAAGAGATCGCAGGACATGGTTTAAAGGCAACTATAAACGGTAAGGAACTATTGGTCGGGAACTTCAAACTGATGGATAAATTCGGCATCAGTTATGATGTTGATCCCTCGTCCATTGTGTATACCACTATCGCGGTGGCCAGTGAAGGTAAGTTCGTGGGATATATTACTATTGCGGACAGTATCAAGGAAGATGCCCAACAGACTATTGAACTGCTGCATAAACTAAATGTGAAGGTGACCATGTTAAGTGGCGATAAAACCACGGTCGTGAAATTTGTGGCCGATAAACTGGGAATCGACAATGCGTTCGGGGATCTGTTACCGGAAGACAAGGTCAACAGAGTAAAAGAAATCAAAGGGAAGAACGAAACGGTAGCCTTTGTGGGTGACGGTGTAAACGATGCCCCCGTAGTGGCCCTGAGCGATGTAGGCATCGCAATGGGCGGACTCGGAAGCGACGCGACAATAGAAACAGCGGATGTGGTCATTCAGGATGACAAACCTTCCAAGATCCCAATTGCAATCAATATCGGCAAGAAAACAAAAAAGATCGTATGGCAGAATATTACCCTTGCTTTCGTGGTAAAAGGCATTGTGCTGGTATTGGGAGCAGGAGGCCTGGCTACGATGTGGGAAGCCGTTTTTGCTGATGTTGGGGTATCTCTGATTGCCATATTGAACGCCATCAGGATACAACGAATGAAATTTTAG
- a CDS encoding efflux RND transporter periplasmic adaptor subunit produces MKIIGKILVAAILVSSLYSCGEEAKGEGANASAETKTVEAKGEEGHGEEESSTIASLTQEQIKAVGITLGNIENKNLTATVKANGALRVPNNKKANATSLYGGVVKSLRVQLGDYVRKGQMIATIENPQFVQLQEEYITIDSKITLAQQELNRQQELNQGSAGALRNLQSATADLNTLLARKSSLKKQIQLMGINPSSISRENLRAALVVTSPVSGTISNELAKIGSYVDVSSPVVEIVDNSLLHLDLQVFERDLPYMKVGQIVNFTITNNPRVTYTAKVFNIGSSFENESKTVAVHCTVVGNKTGLIDGMNITGMVSVENVMASTVPNEAIIEADGKFYVFVHTDKEPEAGHEKGGQEHKEGESHDQKAEEDHAHKPGEKHDHAVENKQSEPNMNFEKIEVAKGVSELGYTVITPVTEIPKDAKIVTKGAFFINAKLSNTGGHEH; encoded by the coding sequence ATGAAAATTATAGGGAAAATATTAGTTGCAGCTATCCTCGTATCATCTTTATATAGCTGTGGTGAAGAGGCAAAAGGAGAAGGCGCTAACGCTTCAGCGGAAACAAAGACGGTCGAAGCCAAAGGTGAAGAAGGGCATGGAGAGGAAGAGTCATCCACTATTGCGTCACTTACTCAAGAACAGATCAAAGCGGTTGGAATAACCCTCGGAAACATCGAAAACAAAAATCTTACGGCTACAGTTAAGGCAAACGGGGCGCTAAGGGTGCCTAACAACAAGAAAGCAAATGCAACTTCACTTTACGGCGGCGTTGTTAAAAGTCTTCGCGTACAGTTGGGCGATTACGTCCGTAAAGGTCAGATGATTGCTACTATTGAAAACCCACAATTTGTCCAGTTGCAGGAAGAGTATATCACCATTGACAGTAAGATCACACTGGCACAGCAGGAACTAAATCGCCAACAAGAGCTTAACCAGGGAAGCGCCGGGGCTTTGAGGAATCTCCAATCCGCTACAGCGGATCTTAACACCTTATTGGCGCGTAAGTCTTCATTGAAAAAGCAGATACAACTAATGGGCATCAATCCATCGAGTATAAGCCGAGAAAATCTAAGAGCTGCATTGGTAGTTACAAGTCCTGTTAGTGGCACGATCAGCAATGAACTTGCCAAGATTGGTAGTTACGTGGATGTATCATCTCCTGTAGTTGAAATCGTGGACAACAGCTTACTCCACCTTGATCTCCAGGTGTTCGAGCGTGATCTGCCCTACATGAAGGTAGGACAAATTGTGAATTTTACCATTACCAATAATCCCCGGGTAACATATACTGCTAAAGTATTCAATATAGGATCCTCCTTTGAGAACGAAAGCAAAACGGTTGCTGTACACTGCACAGTAGTAGGCAATAAGACCGGATTAATTGATGGTATGAACATTACGGGGATGGTGAGTGTAGAAAATGTTATGGCGTCCACAGTGCCAAATGAGGCTATTATAGAAGCCGATGGGAAGTTCTATGTCTTTGTTCATACGGACAAAGAACCGGAAGCTGGTCACGAAAAAGGAGGTCAAGAGCACAAAGAGGGAGAAAGCCACGACCAGAAGGCTGAAGAAGATCACGCTCATAAGCCGGGCGAAAAGCATGATCATGCCGTTGAGAATAAACAAAGTGAGCCTAACATGAACTTTGAAAAGATAGAAGTAGCCAAAGGAGTTTCTGAATTGGGATATACCGTGATCACCCCTGTGACCGAAATCCCGAAAGACGCAAAAATAGTTACTAAGGGTGCATTCTTTATCAATGCCAAACTTAGTAACACAGGTGGTCATGAACATTAA
- a CDS encoding AAA family ATPase has translation MDTINHKEIKTNWYVITGGPCTGKTTIVELLAKLGYVTIAEQARHYIDTQKIKGRTVEDIRSNREQFQLDILNLQIGQESTLDVNKIAFLDRALPDAMAYYEFLGLKYDNRLVAMCKKFCYQKVFVLDRLPLINDYARLEDEDEQIRIHKLIIEVYSRFPCPVVHVPVLPPNERVDFILQNL, from the coding sequence ATGGATACTATCAACCATAAGGAAATTAAGACAAACTGGTACGTAATTACAGGAGGACCATGTACGGGGAAAACCACCATAGTGGAGCTGCTGGCAAAACTGGGATATGTGACTATTGCAGAACAGGCAAGGCATTATATCGACACACAAAAAATAAAGGGTCGCACAGTTGAAGATATCAGGAGTAACCGAGAACAATTTCAGTTGGATATATTGAATCTACAGATCGGGCAGGAATCGACACTTGATGTAAACAAGATCGCTTTTCTGGATAGAGCGCTACCGGATGCGATGGCTTATTATGAGTTTCTTGGGCTGAAATATGACAACAGACTTGTCGCAATGTGCAAGAAATTCTGTTACCAGAAAGTATTTGTCCTTGACCGTCTTCCGTTGATCAACGATTATGCAAGACTGGAAGATGAAGATGAGCAGATCCGCATACATAAATTGATCATTGAGGTTTATAGCCGTTTTCCATGCCCGGTAGTCCATGTTCCTGTATTGCCACCGAATGAACGGGTAGATTTTATTCTACAGAACCTATAA
- a CDS encoding HD domain-containing protein → MEKREVMSPLIKSVEKDVPVFLKKNLAPNFVFHNLNHTYEVVQAAWEIGQGSDLATSEMDILIVAAWFHDCGYVNAYIGHEEESKKMAQHYLEEYNANTEFINSVLACIEATKFPQHPISMIEKVLCDADLYHFTRPSYPRYAKAIRKEFEVFLDKIYSEEEWHKVNTSLLTAHSYCTDYGKSVLSRFKDVNIELMYKKNR, encoded by the coding sequence TTGGAAAAGAGAGAAGTTATGAGTCCGTTGATAAAGTCTGTAGAAAAAGATGTTCCAGTTTTTCTTAAAAAAAACCTGGCACCAAACTTTGTGTTTCATAACCTTAACCATACCTATGAGGTTGTTCAGGCAGCTTGGGAGATCGGGCAAGGCAGCGATTTGGCTACATCCGAAATGGATATACTGATCGTTGCCGCCTGGTTTCACGACTGCGGATATGTAAATGCATACATTGGACACGAGGAAGAAAGCAAGAAGATGGCTCAACATTATTTAGAGGAATATAATGCCAATACTGAATTTATTAATTCAGTATTGGCTTGTATTGAGGCGACAAAGTTTCCGCAGCACCCAATATCTATGATAGAAAAAGTTTTATGTGATGCGGACCTGTACCATTTTACCAGACCATCCTATCCTCGATACGCAAAAGCTATCAGGAAAGAGTTTGAAGTATTTCTGGATAAAATATATTCGGAGGAAGAATGGCATAAAGTAAATACCTCTTTACTTACGGCACACAGCTATTGTACCGATTATGGGAAGTCGGTGCTTAGCAGATTTAAGGACGTTAATATCGAATTGATGTATAAGAAAAATAGGTAA
- a CDS encoding bestrophin family protein, translating to MLLNRKISIWYFVNEIKSQLILICVFAVSIGLLDMQPTFKKVSLPLSVPALVGTAVSILLAFRTAQSYERWWEARTVWGAIVNDSRTLLRQFIQFVPESRLYQIKEFADRQIVWTYALGESLRRQEFSPSVLAYLNIYQIMAVNIPNALLDKHSETIKQLASEGVITDIKQVQLNETLARLCDSMGKCERIKNTVFPRSYSLLVHMLIYVFAAILPFGLEDSQLTVEIVMTILIPTLFIVIEKTAIIMQDPFENTPVDTPMTSLAQTIEINILEMIGEKDIPLKPKNDSYFEM from the coding sequence ATGTTATTGAACCGAAAAATATCCATTTGGTACTTTGTCAATGAAATCAAATCACAGCTCATTTTGATCTGTGTTTTTGCAGTATCTATCGGATTGCTGGATATGCAGCCGACATTCAAAAAAGTATCCTTACCCCTAAGTGTTCCTGCTTTGGTTGGAACCGCAGTTTCCATATTGCTTGCTTTTAGAACAGCACAATCCTATGAACGGTGGTGGGAGGCCAGGACTGTTTGGGGCGCTATCGTCAATGATTCAAGAACTTTGCTTAGACAGTTCATCCAGTTTGTACCCGAAAGCCGCTTATACCAAATTAAAGAGTTTGCCGATAGGCAGATTGTCTGGACCTATGCTTTGGGAGAATCGCTGCGAAGGCAAGAATTTTCGCCTTCTGTTTTAGCATATCTGAACATTTACCAGATTATGGCCGTAAACATACCGAATGCTTTGCTGGATAAACATTCTGAGACTATTAAGCAGCTGGCCTCTGAAGGAGTAATTACAGATATCAAGCAGGTGCAGTTAAATGAAACGCTTGCAAGGCTTTGTGATAGTATGGGTAAATGTGAACGTATAAAGAATACTGTTTTCCCTAGATCTTACAGCCTGTTAGTCCATATGTTGATCTATGTTTTTGCTGCCATTCTACCCTTTGGGCTGGAGGATTCGCAGCTTACAGTTGAGATAGTGATGACCATTCTTATACCTACGCTTTTTATTGTTATTGAAAAAACGGCCATCATTATGCAGGATCCTTTTGAGAATACTCCTGTTGATACTCCAATGACTTCGCTGGCACAAACAATTGAAATAAATATATTGGAAATGATCGGAGAAAAAGACATTCCGTTAAAACCTAAAAACGACTCTTATTTTGAAATGTAA
- a CDS encoding phosphatase PAP2 family protein → MGYRKLILPASLITVGAISFAIPAMKKLDVSTKMEISHNRLGRTTLDNYTQYFPAVMVYGLNLAGIKGKHSFRDRTMIFTISQLISAAIVTPAKNMIAEERPDGSNRKSFPSGHAATAFSTAHFMYKEYRDKNLLLSLTGYPFAAFTGVYRVLNNKHWMTDVVAGAGVGILSTELAYWLYPKFNSLLRNKKKKNKHCMIVPYYQSQKFGLSYQMLL, encoded by the coding sequence TTGGGGTACAGGAAACTCATCCTTCCCGCGTCCCTCATCACGGTGGGGGCAATTAGTTTTGCCATTCCGGCGATGAAAAAACTGGATGTTTCAACTAAGATGGAGATTTCCCATAACAGACTGGGGAGAACCACATTAGACAACTATACCCAGTATTTCCCGGCTGTGATGGTGTATGGTCTGAACCTGGCTGGAATAAAAGGAAAACACAGTTTTAGAGATCGAACAATGATCTTTACAATTTCCCAGTTGATATCGGCGGCTATCGTTACTCCAGCAAAAAATATGATCGCAGAGGAAAGACCCGATGGTTCCAATAGAAAATCATTTCCGTCGGGGCATGCGGCTACTGCCTTCTCTACTGCACATTTTATGTACAAAGAATACAGGGATAAAAATCTACTGCTGAGCCTGACAGGCTATCCTTTTGCTGCCTTTACGGGCGTTTACCGGGTCTTGAATAATAAACATTGGATGACGGACGTAGTGGCAGGAGCTGGTGTGGGAATCCTTTCAACCGAACTTGCCTATTGGCTATATCCTAAGTTCAATTCCCTTTTGCGCAACAAAAAGAAAAAAAATAAACACTGTATGATTGTACCCTACTACCAATCGCAAAAGTTTGGTCTTTCCTACCAGATGTTGTTATAA
- a CDS encoding methyltransferase domain-containing protein, producing the protein MQPQTKAYDIGCPTGTTLKQMSKLMPENVSLVGIDDSEEMIVKCREKLDSLTLGIEIELNMVDITKDVPVQQVSVVTMVLVLQFARPINRLEVVKRYSMGLSKTGRLSSSKKSGCWK; encoded by the coding sequence GTGCAGCCACAGACAAAAGCATATGATATAGGCTGCCCCACGGGAACCACCTTAAAACAAATGTCTAAACTGATGCCTGAAAATGTAAGCCTTGTAGGAATAGATGATTCCGAAGAAATGATTGTTAAATGCAGGGAAAAATTAGATAGTTTAACCCTTGGTATAGAAATCGAACTCAATATGGTTGATATTACTAAGGATGTGCCTGTACAGCAAGTCTCTGTTGTCACAATGGTACTGGTTCTTCAATTTGCGCGACCCATTAATAGACTCGAGGTTGTCAAAAGATATTCAATGGGCTTATCGAAAACGGGGCGTTTATCATCATCGAAAAAATCCGGGTGTTGGAAATGA
- a CDS encoding TonB-dependent receptor plug domain-containing protein, which yields MLCSVVIYAQSRTGQNQDSSKSKQLEEVIVIGQRNRTDKTAKPLATLDNYIEKSSAINMIKRGAYAWEPYLNGMASERSVITIDGMRIYAACTDKMDPITSYVEVTNLSKANIHSGSSGSTAGSTIAGTLDLVRKKGSFGERSMNGMAFTGFETNNTQKVVGAALNYSLPRFFADVDFSFRDADNYRAGGSKEILHSQYTKYNASATIGYKLNEHQQLEASLIYDRAIDVGYPALPMDVSLAKALIGSVSYTRHHISRQIKQWQTKFYYNDVTHIMDDSKRPVVPIRMDMPGWTKTAGFYSMLEGGTGKHNWKTNVSGHYNKSLAEMTMFSNTAGEKDMFMLTWPGINTYYGDFFGEDIYSLSKHWSAIVSAGLAIHKNLVSNQFGLESLRIFYPGMSKSKTRLLKRLSAMFEFERNNWSYNLGVAYGERAPSVSEGYGFYLFNSFDRFDYIGNPDMRNEKSASVNMSISYQNTGFSAKLTSSYFHIMNYILGRPKTGLNVMTIGATGVKVYEQLNYAGILNTSLDMSYQIIDGFSWAGQIGYRRGRGENGLLLPLIQPLSYSSAFTFSAKSFSADVSLSGSSRYNKYNPEFGESELPAYTIFNLSMANRFKFGTKIFILKTGVENIFDKNYTTFADWNRIPRMGRNVFVNVVWKF from the coding sequence ATGTTATGCTCAGTGGTGATTTATGCCCAATCACGTACGGGACAAAATCAGGACTCTAGTAAATCTAAGCAACTGGAGGAGGTTATCGTAATAGGACAGCGCAACCGGACAGACAAGACAGCAAAACCATTGGCAACATTGGACAACTATATTGAAAAATCCAGTGCAATCAATATGATAAAGCGCGGCGCCTATGCATGGGAACCCTACCTGAACGGTATGGCTTCAGAACGTAGCGTTATTACCATAGATGGGATGAGGATCTACGCAGCCTGCACAGACAAAATGGATCCCATAACTTCTTATGTAGAGGTGACCAATCTTTCAAAAGCAAACATCCACAGCGGGTCGTCCGGGTCTACGGCAGGATCTACCATCGCCGGAACTCTGGACCTTGTCAGGAAAAAGGGCTCGTTCGGTGAGCGGTCTATGAACGGAATGGCTTTTACCGGATTTGAGACCAATAATACGCAGAAAGTCGTTGGTGCGGCGTTGAACTATTCGCTACCCAGATTCTTCGCCGATGTTGATTTTTCCTTTCGGGATGCGGATAATTACAGGGCGGGCGGAAGTAAGGAAATACTGCATTCACAGTATACTAAATATAACGCATCGGCGACCATCGGTTACAAATTAAATGAGCACCAGCAGTTGGAGGCTTCATTGATCTATGACCGGGCTATTGATGTAGGTTATCCGGCCTTGCCAATGGATGTGTCCCTTGCCAAGGCTCTTATCGGTTCAGTTTCCTACACCCGTCATCATATATCACGGCAGATAAAACAATGGCAGACCAAGTTTTACTACAACGATGTCACCCATATCATGGATGATTCCAAACGTCCAGTCGTTCCAATCCGCATGGATATGCCCGGATGGACCAAAACCGCAGGCTTCTATTCCATGTTAGAGGGAGGCACAGGTAAACATAACTGGAAGACCAATGTCAGTGGTCACTATAATAAGTCACTGGCAGAAATGACTATGTTTTCCAATACAGCGGGTGAAAAGGATATGTTCATGCTTACCTGGCCGGGAATAAATACCTATTACGGGGACTTTTTCGGTGAGGACATCTATTCTCTTTCAAAACATTGGAGTGCTATAGTGAGTGCCGGACTAGCGATCCATAAGAATTTGGTAAGTAACCAATTTGGGTTGGAGAGTCTTCGGATTTTCTATCCAGGAATGTCCAAAAGCAAGACACGATTGCTCAAGAGGCTATCAGCAATGTTCGAGTTTGAAAGGAACAATTGGTCTTACAATTTGGGAGTCGCTTACGGAGAACGTGCACCAAGTGTTTCCGAAGGGTATGGATTCTATCTTTTTAACAGTTTTGACCGTTTTGATTATATAGGCAATCCTGATATGAGAAATGAAAAATCAGCAAGTGTCAATATGAGTATTTCGTATCAGAATACAGGGTTCTCTGCAAAGCTAACCAGTTCTTACTTTCATATTATGAATTATATCCTAGGCAGGCCAAAGACTGGTTTAAATGTAATGACTATTGGGGCTACAGGCGTGAAAGTTTACGAACAGCTAAACTATGCAGGCATTCTAAATACCTCTCTTGATATGAGTTATCAAATTATAGATGGCTTTTCATGGGCCGGACAGATAGGGTACCGCAGGGGAAGGGGTGAAAATGGTTTATTGTTACCATTAATCCAACCACTGTCCTACAGCTCTGCATTTACTTTCTCAGCAAAATCGTTTTCAGCTGATGTGTCTCTTAGCGGCTCATCCCGATATAACAAGTACAATCCAGAATTTGGGGAGTCAGAGTTGCCGGCCTATACTATTTTTAACCTTTCTATGGCCAATCGATTTAAGTTTGGCACAAAGATATTTATTCTAAAGACCGGCGTAGAAAATATTTTCGATAAGAATTATACAACATTTGCGGATTGGAACCGAATACCCAGAATGGGCAGGAATGTTTTTGTGAATGTGGTTTGGAAGTTTTAA